One Pectobacterium cacticida genomic window, CGTTGCCGGATGAGTCGATGCTAACACGAGCATTGCAACTGGCCGATGCCGCCCACGCCCAGTTTCAGGATGACACCGCCATCCTGTCGCTCTCGGCACAGGATGAACAACTCTGGCTATGGATGAGGCCCGACGCTGATGATGTCATGCAGATCTGCCGCAGCCTGGAAACCCTACTTAATCAACGGGACGTCTGGCTAAGCATGCTTACGCCGCGCGCAAAGGCGCCCGTTTCCGCTCCATTGAATCTGAACACGCTGGCTTTTTTGCAAGGAGAACGACATGCGTAAGGGATTGATGCATCATCGCTCATATCGCATTTTGCTGGCGGTCTATCGCTGGTTTTGCTGGGCGGTGCTGCTAATGGGGATTATCCCTATGAATGGGGTAATTTCGCTGGCGCACGCCGCCACGCCAGCCGACTGGAACAAGGGGGCGTACGCCTATTCTGCCGAACAAACACCGCTGTCTACGATTCTGACGGATTTTGCCAACAGTCACGGCGTAGATTTGGTGCTGGGCAACATTGCTGACAATGACGTCACGGCGAAAATTCGGGCGGAGACCCCCGTGCTGTTTCTCGACAGGCTGGCGTTGGAGCACCGTTTCCAGTGGTTTGTGTATAACAACACATTGTACGTCAGCCCGCAGGACGAACAGGCATCGGTGCGTCTGGAGATTTCCCCGGATGCCGCGCCTGATATTAAACAGGCGCTCAGTGGTATCGGATTGCTCGATGCGCGCTTCGGCTGGGGGGAGTTACCGGAAGAAGGCGTGGTGCTGGTCACCGGCCCGCAGGCGTATATCGATCTGATCCGTAATTTCAGCCAGCAGCGGGAAAAACAGGACGAACGGCGTAAGGTCATGATTTTCCCTTTGCGCTATGCCTCGGTATCCGACCGGACGCTGCAATATCGCGATCAGAAGGTCACCATTCCCGGCGTTGCGACCATTCTTAATGAGTTGATGGATGGTCAGCGTGTGGCACCGGCGGGCGCATCGGGACCGATGCCTGTGCAACCGGATGCGGGGATGGAAGCGATGCGGGACAGTACGCGTTCGCTGATGACCCGGCTGGCAACTCGTAATAATCCGGGTCACCGTGGGGATACATCGAACCGCGAGACGCTAAGCGGCAAGATTTCTGCCGATGTACGCAATAACGCGTTGTTGATTCGGGATGATGAAAAACGTCGGGCGGAGTATCAGCAGCTCGTCGACCAAATCGATGTGCCGCAAAATCTGGTCAACATTGATGCCATTATTCTGGATGTGGACCGTACCGCTCTGTCACGGCTGGAAGCGAATTGGCAGGCGCAGCTCGGCAATGTAAGCGCGGGCAGCACCATGATGATGGGGCGAAGCACCCTGTTTGTCAGCGATTTCAAACGTTTCTTCGCCGATATTCAGGCGCTGGAAGGGGAAGGAACGGCCTCCATTGTCGCGAATCCTTCCGTACTGACGTTGGAAAATCAGCCCGCGATTGTCGATTTCAGCCGGACGGCGTTTATCACTGCGACGGGCGAACGTGTTGCAGACATTCAACCGGTGACTGCGGGTACTAGCCTGCAGGTGACGCCGCGTGTGATCGGCGAAGGCGCACAGCGCAGCATCCAGTTAGTTATCGATATCGAAGATGGTCAGGTTGAGACGGGGCGCGAAGGTGAAGCGTCGGGCGTGAAACGGGGCACTGTCAGCACGCAGGCACTGATTGGTGAGAACCGTGCCCTGGTGTTGGGTGGTTTCCACGTCGAGGAGAGCGGCGATCGCGATCGGCGCATTCCGATCCTTGGGGATATTCCGCTGTTGGGGAAACTGTTTACCTCGACGCGTCACGAAGTCTCTCGCCGTGAACGCCTGTTCATCCTGACGCCGCACCTTGTCGGCGATCAAACCGATCCCACTCGCTATGTTTCCCCCGCCAATCGCCAGCAGTTGAACGGTGCGATGAATCGCGTCGCGCAGCGCAACGGTAAAACGGATCTCTATAGCCTGATTGAAGGCGCCTTTCGCGATCTGGCCAGCCGTGAGCTTCCCGCCGGATTTAAGACTGTCAGCAACGGTGCGCGATTGAGCGAGGTGTGTCGCTCACAATCAGGCTTGATCTACGACAGCGCTCGCTATCAGTGGTACGACAACGGTCAGGTGCGCCTGAGCGTCGGCGTTGTGCGCAATGGCGGAACGCAGCCGCAGCGTTTTGATGAAGCCGCCTGTGCCAGTAGCCGTACGCTTGCGGTAGCCGCATGGCCCAAAACAACGCTGGCGCCGGGGGAATCCAGCGAGGTGTTTCTGGCGTTGCAACCTGCGCTAGCGTCTCAGACCGCCCGGCGTCATGTGCTGACATCCCGATAAACGGTCGCGTGGGCTGATGCCCGCAGGACATTTGCCCCTCCCGAACGCCTCCTGTGAAAGTGGAAAGCTGGGAGGGCAAGGTCGATGTGTCAGCCCACTCGTCTCGTTAATTGCCCAAGCTAATAAAGGACATTTTCATGAACTACAAAGCACTGTCTATCGCGCTGATAGCACTCCTGCTGAGCGCCTGTAATGCACCGCGGCAGGTAGCCAACTGTGCCTCGGTCACTTGTCGTCCGCAGCCGGAAACGCGGCAGCTCATCATCTGGTGGCAGCCCGATCTGCGGAGCGGCCCGGCAGATTACAGCAGGGTTAGCGTGGATGAGTGAGGTAGCGGCGGTATTCGACAATCGGCATGATTTTCTTATGGCGCTGAAAACCACACCGACGGCCTGCTGGGTCGTACAGCCGGGCGTCACACTGTGGTTTACGGCGGTCCCCGCGCGGCCGGTCGCGCTCGTCTTAGCGTTGGCGCCGACCCACCATTATCCCGGTATGTTGCGGCAAATATTACAACGTCGTTTTCTGGACGCTGATGCGCTGCCAGCCTGTAGCCTGAGTCTGGATGAACAGCAACATCTGTGCTTACGCCGCACGTTATCCACATTAAATGAGTCGTTCACGGCGATCGATGAACTGTGGCGTCTGGCGGGTCTGCCGCCACGATGAAGGGTGAAAAAGTCAGGCGTTTTATGCATCAGACGGGAACCGCGCAGGCAAGAAAATCACTTAATGGGTGAGTGTCACAATTACGCGGGCTGACCGCACATCCATTGGCGCTTTCATAACCCATTTATTCATTAAGGAAACATTATGCTTAATTCTCTTGGTGGCGGAACCTCTCTACAAATCACGATCAAGGCGGGTGGTAACAGCGATTTATTTCAATCTCAGTCTTCACGACAGGGCGGTTCGTCGTCGCAGTCGGCGTCTGGTGGCCAGCGCAGCAACATCGCAGAGCAGCTGTCCGATATTATGACAACCATGATGTTCATGGGCAGCCTGATGGGTAGCGGCCTAGTCGGTGGGTTCGGCGGTTTGGGCAGCAGCTTGGGTGGATTAGGTGGCGGTTTGTTGGGCGGAGGACTGGGTGGCGGTCTTGGCAGCAGCCTCGGTAGCGCACTGGGCAGTGGCTTGGGCGGGGCGCTGGGTGCTGGTATGAATGCCATGAATCCATCGGCCATGATGGGCAGCCTGTTGTTTAGCGCTCTGGAAGATCTGCTGGGCGGCGGCATGTCGCAACAACAGGGTGGACTTTTCGGCAACAAGCAGCCAGCGTCATCGGAAATTTCTGCCTATACCCAAGGCGTTAACGATGCGCTGTCCGCCATTCTGGGCAACGGCCTGAGTCAGGCGAAAGGGCAAACTTCACCGCTGCAACTGGGTAACAACGGTTTGCAGGGTTTGAGTGGCGCTGGCGCTTTCAATCAACTGGGCAGCACACTGGGAATGAGCGTTGGGCAAAAGGCCGGTTTGCAGGAGTTGAACAACATCAGCACACACAATGACAGCCCGACTCGTTACTTCGTGGATAAAGAAGATCGGGCGATGGCGAAAGAAATTGGTCAGTTTATGGATCAATATCCTGAAGTCTTCGGCAAGCCGGAATATCAGAAAGATAACTGGCAGACGGCGAAGCAGGATGACAAATCCTGGGCGAAAGCGCTGAGCAAACCGGATGACGACGGCATGACCAAAGGCAGCATGGATAAATTCATGAAGGCTGTGGGTATGATCAAGAGTGCGGTCGCAGGTGATACCGGCAATACCAACCTGAATGCGCGCGGCAATGGTGGCGCCTCTCTGGGTATTGATGCAGCCATGATTGGTGACCGCATCGTCAATATGGGGCTGCAAAAGCTCGCCAGCTAAAACAAAAAAACGAAAAGAAGATAGGGAGCAGGGCGGAAGCACTGCTCCCTTGCTATGGGTTATTAACAGGCTTACGTCTGTTGCGTATTAAGTGAAGGGCGGCGTGATGTGGTTCCCCGTCAGGGAAGAGAAAAATGATGGGAACCAGAAGGGGAAAATGACCACTTAACCGATACGTTCACCTCATCATCTTTGGAACTCGTTATGCAGAAAATCCAGCATGTTCAGCCTGGTCTGTCCATTTCGGAGATTGCACCAGCTACATTAGCTAAAACATCGTTATCGCAGGGCAGTAGCACCAGTGCAAGCCAAAAAGGCGCACAATCCCTGATTCAGCAAGGCTTGCATGATAAAAATAGGCCACCCGAGCTGGAGCAGGGAAGCAGCAGCCAGGTGAAGAGTCAGGCCGCGCGTTCAACTACCTTACGCAAATTATTTTCATCGGAAGTCATGGAGAAGGCCTTACCGCGTCCATCGCGCGATTCACTGACGTCAGGCGGCCCTATCCAGAGCCTGCCGCGTTTTGCCTTCACCGCGGCGGCTGAGAGCAAAATCAGCAGTAACAGTGCTGCGCCACCTGCGGCTAAATCTGATATCACGTTGGACAGCCACGGTAAGCTTCAGTTCGGCAAAGGCTTGCCGGAGGCGCTGACCACATTGTTACAACAGACCATCGGGAAAAATAGCCAGCCGTTCGTTGCCCACCATGAAAATAAGGATATGCAGCAGCATGCGCTAGTCGATAAATCAGGGCGATTGTTCGTAATTCAAAGCAATGAAGCTCAGCATATCGCATTTCACAGCAGCGGTCGTAGCGCGATGCCGACGGGCAAATCGGGCGCAGGTAGCGTAAAGCTGGAATCCACGCCAGACTATATCTCCCTACAAACAAAAGCGGGTGAATCCACCAACGTGCCGCTATCTGGGCGCATGAACCATGAGCTCTTGACCGGTATTCATCGACAGCCTGATTTAGCTTCAGGCGCGGGCGAGCAATTGCGCCTGCATGACGGCAAACTTTTTGCGCTAAACACCGAGTTTGGTATCTGGCAGCAAAGCAGCGATGTTCCGCATAGCCAGTTATCCCGGCAGGGGGATGGGAAACTGTATGCGGTTAAAGATGATCACACGCTGAGTAATCTTTCGGCGGGAACGGAGTCAGCCACGTTCAGCGGTAAGATTACGTCGTTCTCCGCCAATCAGAATGGACAATCGGCCGTGCTGACCGAGCAGGATCACCTTACGCAACTGCATCTGATGAACGCATTGGATGCCGCGCCGCAGCCGGTGGAACTCAAGCAGAACAATGGCGAGCCGGTGTATGCGAAAGCAGTGGGGTTAACCGCAGAACATCTGCTGATTGCCGATAATGACGGCAAACTTTACCATGCACCGCGGCCTGAAACAGGTGAACACCACGTTACATTAACCCCGGTCAGTACGCCGGAATTGAATGCGGTGCTGGGCAACGACCATCGTATTACTGGATTTGCCCATGATGAACTCGGCCGTCCGCAGGCGCTCGCCACCGATCGTCAGGGACAAAAACACGTCGCTTCTTTGGGACAAAATGGGCTGTCGCCAACGCCGGGGTGGAACCTGAGCGACAGTCTGGTCGTCGATAACAAACTGGGACTGACGACAACAGCTCCCGTAGCGAAAGACACCTTAGATCTGGGACGACTAGGGAAAATCGGATTACAGGACGGCAAAGTCCATTTCTATAATGGCAATACCCAAAACTGGGAAGCGTCCAGCGTCGAAGCCAGCCAACTGAAGCGCGGGCTAGACAATCAGGCTTACACGCTGAAAGACGGTGAAATCACGCCGCTGTCCATCAATCAGAAATCCGGCTCGTTTACGCACGGCGACAACACGGCTTTTGCGCTGCCGCAGGTGCGTATGATGCCGTCTGCGGGCGCGGCGCTTCCTGGGATCGCTAAGGACGACGGTGTATCGGCGATGGCAGTGCTCAACCGCAATAAATTTATTGTCGTCGATAAACAGGGCGATCTGCATTTCCACCAGATCAAACCGGGAACGGATAAACTCGCCGCGCCACCGCTGGCGTTGCCTAAGAATGGGTTATCCGGTGAGATCCAGGACATCACGCTGGATCACCAGCAGACGCTCTTCGCCTTGAACAAAGACGGGCAGCTTTTCCAACTGCCGAAGGCCGACTGGCAAAATGCGGCTAATCATGACACTGCCCAATGGCAACCGGTGAAGACGCCGATTGAGGGGAAAGTCAATTCGCTGGGCACGGATGCGCAGCATCATTTGCAGGTGGCGCATGACGATCATGAGATCCATACCCTGCAAGGCAACGCGTGGAAAACGACTGTACCGAAAGGGGAAGCGCCATTACCCGCGGAAGCGCGTGCCGCAGAAACAGTGTTTGGTCGGCTTGATGTCGCGACAAAAGGGGCGAAGATAGCGTTGACCGGGGTCACGGTAAAAGCCGATGTACAGGTTCTGGGTAAAACCGGCGAAGAGTCACAGCAGGTGAAAAGCAAGCTGTCAGATTTGCTCAGAGCGCATGTTGTCTCGTTCTCTATGGACGTCCCCCGGCCGTTAAAAACCTTTGCTGATCATGTTCAGCACCAGATCAACGGGCGTGAAGGACTGAAGCCCGTTTACGACATGCAGACTGAGTTACTGAAAAAACTGGATGCCACGACGGGCCAGCCCCAGAACGCGGCGATGGATCTGGAAAGTAAGATAGATAAGCTGGATCTGGGCGAGAAAGGGAAACCATTGGTGAACTTGCTCAAACAGTTCCATACCGAACTGGAAAGCAGCTCGGCCAAAGCTGCCCTGCTTATTGGCAGGCAACAGGGCGTGGTGAACGATAACGGTGTCATAAACACGGAAGGCAAGCCTGCCAGCGTGCACGGCAGAGAAAAAGATCTGGCCCCGATACTGCTGGCGGCAATGGAAAGTAACCCTTCATCGAAAACGAGTACGGCTGGCGCGCTGCTCAAAGCCTTTGTAGACAGCAAAACGCCGATCGCTCAAAAGCCGAATAGCGACGGGTTTGGACAGCATCGGGATACCAGTGACGCCTTGTCGCTGGCGAAAACGCGGCTAGTGCTGGATATCTTAGTGATGGGGGATTTGCACAAGCTGACCGATCGCATTGATGCATTATCCGGCACATCGCCAGGTGAAAAAGAACTGGCCTCGATGATGAAAGAGCTTAACGCACTGCGTCAGGGGGACTACGGCGAAAACCCAGTGAAGAAGATGACTGACATGGGCTTCACCAACCATAAGGCGCTGGAAGCGGATTATGATTCGGTGAAAACCTTTATGAAGGCGTTTAGGAAAGAAGAGAATGCCGTCAGCGTAACGTCGAAAACCGTGATGCAGGCGGCCAACCAGACGGACATGATTGATAAAATGAAGGCGACCATCCTGTCATTGGATAGCAACGAAAGCATCGCCTTTAATCGAACCTATGGCGGCGGAGCATCCATGTCGTTTGCGGTCAGCGGTACGCCATTACCTTTTCCTCCGGTGCCGGGCGGCGGTGTCAGCGGGGAACGGAATTACAATCTGAGTTTTTCTCGCGGTGAAAACGGCATCAATGTCGCCTTCGAGCGCTCAGGTGGCATCACCGGTAAAGTGAGCTTCTCCGGTGGGTATGACGTCAGCCAGTATCTGACAGGGAAAACCACGGAACAGATGACGCAGGGTATTAATAGCAAACACAGCTTTGCACCGGATGTTCGCGCCTCATTCGGCGTATCCGCCAGCCTGCAAATGGCGCAGCAAAACGCCCTGAATTTCACCCTTAGCGAAGAAGAACTGCCAGGTTTTATTGACGGCCTGTCGAGCGGCACGATCAACCCGCTGGCCTTGCTGGATAAAGGGGAGCAGCACAGCGTGAAGGCCGGTAAAACGGTTAGCTTCAATCTGGATAGCAACGCGGCGCTGGAGCTACGCGGCGGTATAAACCTGACGGGAAAAGGTGCAGAGCCAACCAGCGCCACGCTGCGCGGATCCGTTGGCTTGACGGCTAGCGCCAATGTGCTGTCAGCCACCAGTTCGTCCAGCGTTGCACAAGGTGAAAAATCCTCAACCTACACGGAATCCGACAATCGCCTGCGTTTCATGAATCAGGCCGCGATGGGGGCAAACGCGACCCTGAGCGCCGGTGCTTCCAGAACGACGTCGGATGGCTCTGTCCCGTTCTTCACCTCGGCCAGCATCGGGGTGAATGTGGCGGCAGACTCACGCACTAACCAGTCGATCAGCCTGGGCTTGAAGAAAGCCGAACCGCTGGAAAAAAAGGACATCGATTCCCTGACCAAAACGCTGAGCTCCGCGTTCAGCGATCCGGCCAGCCAGCTTTTGATTGACGGTGTGAAAAAAATAGCGGATCCGGACGATCAATTAGCCATCCTGAATGAGCACTTTGCGGATAAAACGGCAAAAACTGACGATCAGCATCAGGGATTGATGAGCCTGAAAAAGCTGAACGTGCGGCAGGATGTTGCGCGACGCGACGGCGCCACACTGGACAGCGTTAAACACACGACATCCTACACCAATCTCAGCAAATTGACGGAAAACGGGCTGTTCCAGGTCATCGGCAATCATTTGTTTTCTTCGCTGCCGCCGAGCAATGCCGATCGCATTAATCGACTGATTGCGGACAATCCCGCACTGAAGGATATCGTGAGCCGCTTGCAGGATAACGACAGAGCGTCGGTGACGGTTGTTCTGGAGCTGAAAGACGATGTGCGGGAGAAGATTGAGAAGGGCATTAAGGACAAAACACACGGTAAAGATGACATCATCGCGCTGTTTAAAGACGGCAGTAATTTACGTCTCGCCAGCATTGATGTCTCGCAGACGGTAAAGAAGAGCGAAGGGTTCAATACCCCAGCGATCATCGTTAACGCCTCAAGCAGCGCGGGCGTCAGCATGAATAAACTGCTCGGTAGCGTCAGCTTCAGTTACGGGCAGGATCAAAACGTACCGCAAAGCTACAAACTGAGCGGCGAAATAGCTAAAGCCAGTCCGGCTACCGCCAACGCTTTGCGGCAGTTACAGCAGGAAGGCTTGCAACTTAACAGCTGATCGTCAATAACACATGGTGATTAAAGGAGAACAGGATGACCCCCACACAACAGCATATTACTCGCCTATTGCGCCATTACGGTTCGCTCAGTCGTAGTCAACTGAGTTTGCAGGACGGCATCTGTGCGCTACGCGAATCTGACGGACAGGAAGCGGTGGTGTTAGAGGTCCCCGCCAGCAGCAGCGTGCTGCTGTTACACAGCGATGTGATACGATTTCAGGGGGACGTTAGCGCGGCGGTTTACCAACTCATGCTGATGCTCAACTTTGAAATGGCGGCGATGAAAGGCTGCTGGCTGGCGCTGGATGAGAATTCAACGCTGCGTTTGTGCACTCAGCACACCGCAGAATCGCTTGATGAATCCGGCTTTACCGCGCTGCTGCCCGCGTTTATCAGTCAGGCAAAAGAAACCCGACTGCTGATTCGCGGCTTGTTACCACGACTCACGGCGGCATAATGGGATAAACTATTGTTCTATCGCAATAAAGTCCAGCATCGTTGTACTTCCGTCCAGAATATCGGCTTGAATGGCCTGTCGAGCGGCACGGGTATCGTGCTGTTGTAGCGCCGCGAGGACATCTTCATGATGTTCGATCGCCATCTGCTCGGAAAAATGCGCATAGGCCTGTGCAATCAGCGGGCCGGTGCGCATCCACAAGCTGCCGATAAACTGCGTCAACAGCGGCATACGCGCGGCCTGCGCCAGAAACAGGTGAAACTCGCTATTTAACCGCAGCGCTTCGCGTAGATTTTTCTCGTCAATCGCCAGACGATTCTGGCGAATATTCTCTTCAATCTGCTCCAGCATCTTCGGCGTAATGTTTTCAGCAGCCTGCTCGGCTCCCGTGCCTTCCAGCGACAACCGTAATGTGCGAATCTCGATAAATTGCGCTTCGGTCAACTGGGGAACGCGGATATCACGCGGCGTTTTGAGCACCAGCGCCTGTTCCTTCGCCAGTTGCAGGATCGCATCCCGCACTGGGGTGACGCTGGTGCCTACCTGAGCGGCAAGCTCGCGTATTCTCAGGCGATCGTCCGGTTTGAATTGACCGGTAATTAATGCCTCGCGCAGCATCGTGTAAACGCTGGAACCCAGATAACTGTGGTTGATTTGCCCAATTGGATAATTCACTGTTCCCCCAGAGCGCACTGTACAACGTGGTGAGATAAATAGAGATGAGTGCCGTAATAACCTACGGCGATGAGGTGCTAATATACAATATGATGCATCAAAAACGCTATGGGGTGGTGTTTGCCGGTTGACGTATCGACAAAAAAAGGTCATGAAGTGTACAGTATTGTATGACGAGATGTAATGGGCCTGAAATTATTGGTTAGGGAGATATTTTATCCCGACTTAACGCAAATTCGTTACCATAAAATTATATATTACCTGACATATTGAGCTAGGTAATTAACGACACTACTATGACAAAAAATTATTATCATCAGGGATGAAACCATGCGTGGTTTTTTCAGGCTGATTATTATCATGCCTGCGCTATTTTCCTATACCGTATTTTCCGCGCCGCTTAATCCGGCAGACCGAAATAACATTCAGCAACGCCAGGCCGAGGTGATCGATCAATCCCGACAGCAGCGCAATTCCTTATTGCAATTACATCAG contains:
- a CDS encoding type III secretion system chaperone, giving the protein MTSTELTVMLERWLNGGTSMLKLEIDGGAVAIVRQSSGVACRAVIPLRTLPDESMLTRALQLADAAHAQFQDDTAILSLSAQDEQLWLWMRPDADDVMQICRSLETLLNQRDVWLSMLTPRAKAPVSAPLNLNTLAFLQGERHA
- the sctC gene encoding type III secretion system outer membrane ring subunit SctC; this translates as MRKGLMHHRSYRILLAVYRWFCWAVLLMGIIPMNGVISLAHAATPADWNKGAYAYSAEQTPLSTILTDFANSHGVDLVLGNIADNDVTAKIRAETPVLFLDRLALEHRFQWFVYNNTLYVSPQDEQASVRLEISPDAAPDIKQALSGIGLLDARFGWGELPEEGVVLVTGPQAYIDLIRNFSQQREKQDERRKVMIFPLRYASVSDRTLQYRDQKVTIPGVATILNELMDGQRVAPAGASGPMPVQPDAGMEAMRDSTRSLMTRLATRNNPGHRGDTSNRETLSGKISADVRNNALLIRDDEKRRAEYQQLVDQIDVPQNLVNIDAIILDVDRTALSRLEANWQAQLGNVSAGSTMMMGRSTLFVSDFKRFFADIQALEGEGTASIVANPSVLTLENQPAIVDFSRTAFITATGERVADIQPVTAGTSLQVTPRVIGEGAQRSIQLVIDIEDGQVETGREGEASGVKRGTVSTQALIGENRALVLGGFHVEESGDRDRRIPILGDIPLLGKLFTSTRHEVSRRERLFILTPHLVGDQTDPTRYVSPANRQQLNGAMNRVAQRNGKTDLYSLIEGAFRDLASRELPAGFKTVSNGARLSEVCRSQSGLIYDSARYQWYDNGQVRLSVGVVRNGGTQPQRFDEAACASSRTLAVAAWPKTTLAPGESSEVFLALQPALASQTARRHVLTSR
- the hrpT gene encoding HrpT family type III secretion system protein, giving the protein MNYKALSIALIALLLSACNAPRQVANCASVTCRPQPETRQLIIWWQPDLRSGPADYSRVSVDE
- a CDS encoding type III secretion protein, coding for MSEVAAVFDNRHDFLMALKTTPTACWVVQPGVTLWFTAVPARPVALVLALAPTHHYPGMLRQILQRRFLDADALPACSLSLDEQQHLCLRRTLSTLNESFTAIDELWRLAGLPPR
- a CDS encoding type III secretion protein HrpN, producing MLNSLGGGTSLQITIKAGGNSDLFQSQSSRQGGSSSQSASGGQRSNIAEQLSDIMTTMMFMGSLMGSGLVGGFGGLGSSLGGLGGGLLGGGLGGGLGSSLGSALGSGLGGALGAGMNAMNPSAMMGSLLFSALEDLLGGGMSQQQGGLFGNKQPASSEISAYTQGVNDALSAILGNGLSQAKGQTSPLQLGNNGLQGLSGAGAFNQLGSTLGMSVGQKAGLQELNNISTHNDSPTRYFVDKEDRAMAKEIGQFMDQYPEVFGKPEYQKDNWQTAKQDDKSWAKALSKPDDDGMTKGSMDKFMKAVGMIKSAVAGDTGNTNLNARGNGGASLGIDAAMIGDRIVNMGLQKLAS
- a CDS encoding AvrE-family type 3 secretion system effector — its product is MQKIQHVQPGLSISEIAPATLAKTSLSQGSSTSASQKGAQSLIQQGLHDKNRPPELEQGSSSQVKSQAARSTTLRKLFSSEVMEKALPRPSRDSLTSGGPIQSLPRFAFTAAAESKISSNSAAPPAAKSDITLDSHGKLQFGKGLPEALTTLLQQTIGKNSQPFVAHHENKDMQQHALVDKSGRLFVIQSNEAQHIAFHSSGRSAMPTGKSGAGSVKLESTPDYISLQTKAGESTNVPLSGRMNHELLTGIHRQPDLASGAGEQLRLHDGKLFALNTEFGIWQQSSDVPHSQLSRQGDGKLYAVKDDHTLSNLSAGTESATFSGKITSFSANQNGQSAVLTEQDHLTQLHLMNALDAAPQPVELKQNNGEPVYAKAVGLTAEHLLIADNDGKLYHAPRPETGEHHVTLTPVSTPELNAVLGNDHRITGFAHDELGRPQALATDRQGQKHVASLGQNGLSPTPGWNLSDSLVVDNKLGLTTTAPVAKDTLDLGRLGKIGLQDGKVHFYNGNTQNWEASSVEASQLKRGLDNQAYTLKDGEITPLSINQKSGSFTHGDNTAFALPQVRMMPSAGAALPGIAKDDGVSAMAVLNRNKFIVVDKQGDLHFHQIKPGTDKLAAPPLALPKNGLSGEIQDITLDHQQTLFALNKDGQLFQLPKADWQNAANHDTAQWQPVKTPIEGKVNSLGTDAQHHLQVAHDDHEIHTLQGNAWKTTVPKGEAPLPAEARAAETVFGRLDVATKGAKIALTGVTVKADVQVLGKTGEESQQVKSKLSDLLRAHVVSFSMDVPRPLKTFADHVQHQINGREGLKPVYDMQTELLKKLDATTGQPQNAAMDLESKIDKLDLGEKGKPLVNLLKQFHTELESSSAKAALLIGRQQGVVNDNGVINTEGKPASVHGREKDLAPILLAAMESNPSSKTSTAGALLKAFVDSKTPIAQKPNSDGFGQHRDTSDALSLAKTRLVLDILVMGDLHKLTDRIDALSGTSPGEKELASMMKELNALRQGDYGENPVKKMTDMGFTNHKALEADYDSVKTFMKAFRKEENAVSVTSKTVMQAANQTDMIDKMKATILSLDSNESIAFNRTYGGGASMSFAVSGTPLPFPPVPGGGVSGERNYNLSFSRGENGINVAFERSGGITGKVSFSGGYDVSQYLTGKTTEQMTQGINSKHSFAPDVRASFGVSASLQMAQQNALNFTLSEEELPGFIDGLSSGTINPLALLDKGEQHSVKAGKTVSFNLDSNAALELRGGINLTGKGAEPTSATLRGSVGLTASANVLSATSSSSVAQGEKSSTYTESDNRLRFMNQAAMGANATLSAGASRTTSDGSVPFFTSASIGVNVAADSRTNQSISLGLKKAEPLEKKDIDSLTKTLSSAFSDPASQLLIDGVKKIADPDDQLAILNEHFADKTAKTDDQHQGLMSLKKLNVRQDVARRDGATLDSVKHTTSYTNLSKLTENGLFQVIGNHLFSSLPPSNADRINRLIADNPALKDIVSRLQDNDRASVTVVLELKDDVREKIEKGIKDKTHGKDDIIALFKDGSNLRLASIDVSQTVKKSEGFNTPAIIVNASSSAGVSMNKLLGSVSFSYGQDQNVPQSYKLSGEIAKASPATANALRQLQQEGLQLNS
- a CDS encoding type III secretion system chaperone yields the protein MTPTQQHITRLLRHYGSLSRSQLSLQDGICALRESDGQEAVVLEVPASSSVLLLHSDVIRFQGDVSAAVYQLMLMLNFEMAAMKGCWLALDENSTLRLCTQHTAESLDESGFTALLPAFISQAKETRLLIRGLLPRLTAA
- a CDS encoding GntR family transcriptional regulator, with translation MNYPIGQINHSYLGSSVYTMLREALITGQFKPDDRLRIRELAAQVGTSVTPVRDAILQLAKEQALVLKTPRDIRVPQLTEAQFIEIRTLRLSLEGTGAEQAAENITPKMLEQIEENIRQNRLAIDEKNLREALRLNSEFHLFLAQAARMPLLTQFIGSLWMRTGPLIAQAYAHFSEQMAIEHHEDVLAALQQHDTRAARQAIQADILDGSTTMLDFIAIEQ